The following are encoded together in the Daucus carota subsp. sativus chromosome 5, DH1 v3.0, whole genome shotgun sequence genome:
- the LOC108224062 gene encoding uncharacterized protein LOC108224062 produces the protein MEKGVKFAVYRNPALSAALDTTSLRPSKYAFLVILSLSTASAFSLLTLITRENGIIDGLKLGFFSQGVAYLFTKAIQIVLGLILMGAMIALAKAVSLWRIKITTGVTVNSPSKGLDEQMHLTNRQLGLLGIRPRSEQVASESSKKLSKTKSSTVPPSSPLIPLHQPMVSSSRLSRGSSDKSNSSGGSKFHSFSTPTKSTASQSLFLMNVPTTPTQSLSVSNSPGPDQLVASPWSNKRASSTKEITTEEEFEQFLADIDEKISESASKLATPPPTSSGFGVATPNTISSSTNTSGTTRSTPLRPVRMSPGSQKFSTPPKKGEGDLPPPMSMEESIQAYEHLGIYPQIEEWRDRLRQWFSSVLLNPLLSKIENSHIKVMQAAAKLNISVTISQVGTDLPSSGTTTAASPIKRTNDWQPALSVDEEGLLHQLRAALVQALDASMPKLPIGNFQQSPQQNSSIPILQECIDAITEHQRLHALMRGEWVKGLLPHSSVRADYVVQRIKELAEGSCVKNYEYLGSGEVYDKVNKKWTLELPTDSHLLLYLFCAFLEHPNWMLHVDPTPYAGAQSSKNPLFLGILPPKERFPEKYLAVVSGVPSVLHPGASLLAVGKQSPPIFALYWDKKAQFSLQGRSAMWDSMLLLCHRIKIAYGGIVRGVHLGSSALDILPILDEDDEN, from the exons ATGGAGAAGGGAGTGAAGTTCGCGGTGTATCGGAACCCTGCTCTCTCCGCCGCACTCGATACCACCAGTCTTCGTCCTTCGAAATATGCTTTTCTAGTCATACTCTCTCTCTCCACTGCCTCTGCCTTCTCTCTCCTCACTCTCATTACCAg GGAAAATGGGATTATTGACGGTTTGAAGCTTGGATTTTTCTCCCAAGGGGTTGCCT ATCTCTTCACGAAAGCGATACAGATTGTGTTGGGTTTAATATTAATGGGAGCAATGATTGCTCTCGCCAAAGCTGTTTCATTGTGGAGAATAAAAATTACTACAGGTGTTACAGTCAATTCTCCATCTAAAGGACTAGATGAGCAGATGCACCTTACAAATCGTCAATTAGGGCTATTGGGAATAAGGCCAAGGAGTGAGCAGGTTGCATCAGAGTCTTCTAAGAAACTTTCAAAAACTAAGTCCAGTACAGTACCTCCTTCAAGTCCCCTCATCCCGCTGCATCAGCCAATGGTCAGTTCCAGTCGTTTATCTCGAGGCAGCAGTGATAAATCAAATAGCAGTGGTGGGAGcaaatttcattcttttagCACTCCAACCAAATCAACAGCTTCTCAATCTTTATTTCTTATGAATGTACCTACAACACCGACACAGTCACTATCAGTAAGTAATTCACCTGGTCCGGATCAACTAGTCGCATCCCCTTGGTCAAATAAGCGAGCATCTTCTACGAAAGAGATTACAACAGAAGAAGAGTTTGAACAGTTTTTAGCTGATATCGATGAGAAGATTTCGGAATCAGCTAGTAAATTGGCAACTCCTCCGCCCACAAGCAGTGGTTTTGGCGTAGCAACTCCTAATACAATATCCAGTTCAACTAATACTTCTGGAACTACTAGAAGTACGCCTTTGAGGCCTGTCAGAATGTCCCCTGGTTCCCAGAAGTTTAGTACTCCCCCAAAGAAAGGAGAAGGTGATCTTCCACCACCCATGTCTATGGAAGAATCCATCCAAGCGTATGAGCATCTTGGCATATATCCTCAGATTGAGGAGTGGCGTGATCGCCTTAGGCAGTGGTTTTCTTCAGTCCTACTGAATCCTTTACTTTCAAAGATTGAGAACAGTCACATAAAG GTTATGCAAGCTGCTGCAAAACTTAATATATCAGTTACTATTAGTCAAGTTGGAACTGATCTGCCAAGTTCTGGAACAACCACCGCTGCCTCTCCAATAAAGAGGACTAATGACTGGCAGCCAGCATTAAGTGTTGACGAAGAAGGCCTTTTGCATCAACTTCGTGCTGCTCTTGTTCAAGCTCTTGATGCTTCGATGC CTAAGCTGCCAATAGGCAATTTCCAACAGTCACCACAGCAGAATTCTTCAATACCAATATTACAGGAGTGTATTGACGCCATCACTGAGCACCAACGGCTTCATGCCTTGATGAGAGGAGAGTGGGTTAAAGGTCTGCTACCGCACAGCAGTGTCCGAGCAGATTACGTTGTTCAAAGGATAAaag agctTGCTGAAGGAAGCTGTGTGAAGAACTACGAGTATTTGGGGAGCGGGGAGGTTTATGACAAAGTGAATAAGAAGTGGACCCTTGAGCTTCCTACTGATTCTCACTTGCTGTTATATTTGTTTTGTGCGTTCTTAGAACATCCTAATTGGATGCTTCATGTAGATCCTACACCTTATGCTGGTGCACAATCTAGCAAGAACCCTTTATTTCTTGGTATTCTGCCTCCAAAGGAAAGATTCCCTGAAAAATACTTGGCTGTGGTGTCTGGTGTTCCTTCTGTACTTCATCCAGGAGCTTCTCTTTTGGCTGTTGGAAAGCAAAGTCCTCCAATATTTGCCTTATATTGGGATaaaaaggcacaattctctctACAG GGAAGATCAGCCATGTGGGATTCTATGTTGCTTCTATGCCACAGGATTAAGATTGCATATGGAGGGATTGTTCGAGGAGTGCACCTTGGTTCTTCAGCATTGGACATTCTTCCCATTCTTGATGAGGATGACGAAAACTGA
- the LOC108219737 gene encoding auxin response factor 4, whose product MDIDLNHVVSEVEEAAVCCLSSLTSLSSSTISTTMTDGGAAAAPMFMELWHACAGPLITLPKRGDLVVYFPQGHLEQAASDLSFPHIEASNFGLSPQIFCKIMDVQLLANKDNDEVYTQLTLLQVPEPEFPATNSDEKQNEYLGLDNEERGATPTKTTPHMFCKTLTASDTSTHGGFSVPRRAAEDCFAPLDYTQQRPSQELVAKDLHGVEWRFRHIYRGQPRRHLLTTGWTNFVSQKNLVSGDAVLFLRGENGELRLGIRRTVRPRNELPDSVLGNQKSYHTVLSSVANAISTNSPFHVFYNPRASHAKFVVSYQDYVKSIASQIPIGARFKKKFVKDDSSERRFGGVVYGIQDLDPYKWPNSKWRCLLVRWDEKGTTGCQNRVSPWEVDLYVSPPSLSIPSSPGLKNYRSQATPQANIISARNGFLDFEGSSISSKVLQGQEIGLVSPFNGCDKLNYPHDIEMQSIMHQSIASHWMGNTDSHEFARAQPSSTYTGFLGSNKIPTVLQGQEICSLKFLSGKSNVKLSAWGKAIGYDVLDMHQRSKTNFYPLASEGTRNIYFPHNDAHKAVDNYNMGAYTNYANENVLLNPYCHQTGVTNHEAEKLNSSKEPRSECIISSSPKYKANSKIEKDGSLQSTVTDCKLFGFSLTGETSTANSQFSCKRICTKVHKEGNLVGRSIDLSKLNGYNDLLIELESLFSMEGLLTDPSKGWCVLSSDNENGIMAVGDDPWNNFCEMVSKIHIYTQEEVAKMMGGMISDDTPEALQ is encoded by the exons ATGGACATTGATTTGAACCATGTTGTGAGTGAGGTGGAGGAGGCTGCAGTTTGCTGTTTGTCCTCTTTAACTTCTTTAAGCTCTTCTACTATTTCAACTACAATGACTGATGGTGGTGCTGCTGCTGCTCCAATGTTCATGGAGCTTTGGCATGCTTGTGCTGGCCCTTTGATCACACTTCCCAAGAGAGGAGATTTAGTTGTTTATTTCCCACAAGGCCATTTGGAACAAGCTGCCTCTGACTTGAGTTTCCCACACATTGAAGCTTCTAACTTTGGCCTCAGCCCTCAGATTTTTTGCAAGATTATGGATGTTCAGCTACTG GCAAATAAAGATAATGATGAGGTCTACACACAGCTAACTCTCCTTCAGGTTCCAGAACCAGAG TTTCCGGCAACAAATTCAGACGAAAAGCAAAATGAATACCTTGGGTTGGACAATGAGGAGCGTGGTGCTACACCCACAAAAACAACCCCTCACATGTTCTGCAAGACCTTGACTGCATCTGATACCAGCACCCATGGAGGATTTTCTGTTCCGCGTAGAGCTGCTGAAGACTGTTTTGCACCTCTG GATTACACACAACAGAGGCCCTCTCAGGAGCTTGTTGCCAAGGATTTGCATGGAGTGGAGTGGAGGTTCCGTCACATTTACAGAG GTCAGCCAAGGCGACATCTGCTAACAACTGGGTGGACTAATTTTGTAAGCCAGAAGAATCTTGTTTCTGGAGATGCAGTCCTCTTTCTAAG GGGTGAAAATGGAGAGCTACGATTGGGAATCAGAAGGACTGTACGACCTAGAAACGAGCTTCCAGACTCAGTTCTTGGAAACCAGAAATCTTATCACACTGTTCTTTCCTCAGTAGCTAATGCTATATCCACTAATAGCCCCTTTCACGTTTTCTACAACCCAAG GGCTAGTCATGCTAAATTTGTGGTGAGCTATCAGGATTATGTTAAAAGCATCGCGAGTCAAATTCCCATAGGTGCAAGATTTAAGAAAAAGTTTGTTAAGGATGATTCCTCAGAAAGAAG GTTCGGGGGTGTGGTTTATGGTATTCAGGATCTAGATCCATACAAATGGCCCAACTCAAAGTGGAGATGCTTACTG GTCAGGTGGGATGAGAAGGGTACAACTGGTTGTCAAAATCGGGTGTCTCCATGGGAGGTAGATCTTTATGTTTCACCCCCATCCCTGAGCATTCCGTCCTCTCCAGGGCTGAAGAATTATCGGAGCCAGGCAACTCCACAAGCGAACATTATTTCTG CAAGGAATGGGTTCCTAGACTTTGAGGGATCTTCAATATCCTCTAAGGTCTTGCAAGGTCAAGAAATAGGTTTAGTATCACCTTTTAATGGATGTGATAAACTAAACTACCCACATGATATTGAGATGCAATCCATAATGCATCAAAGTATTGCATCACATTGGATGGGAAACACAGATTCACATGAATTTGCAAGGGCTCAGCCATCCAGTACTTACACAGGCTTTTTGGGATCCAATAAAATTCCAACGGTCTTGCAAGGTCAAGAAATTTGCTCATTGAAATTCCTGTCTGGAAAATCTAATGTCAAGCTTAGTGCTTGGGGTAAAGCAATTGGTTATGATGTCCTCGACATGCATCAAAGATCAAAAACCAATTTCTACCCACTAGCTTCAGAAGGTACTCGAAACATTTATTTTCCTCATAATGATGCCCATAAAGCTGTTGACAATTATAACATGGGCGCATATACCAACTATGCAAATGAAAATGTTCTATTGAACCCTTATTGCCATCAAACTGGGGTCACCAACCATGAAGCTGAAAAGTTAAATTCATCAAAGGAACCTCGGTCAGAGTGTATCATATCTTCATCTCCCAAATATAAGGCGAACTCTAAAATCGAGAAAGATGGCAGCTTACAAAGCACGGTGACAGATTGCAAACTATTCGGTTTCTCCTTGACCGGAGAAACATCAACTGCAAACTCCCAATTTTCATGCAAGAGGATTTGCACGAAG GTCCATAAAGAAGGAAACTTGGTTGGAAGATCCATTGATCTCTCAAAGCTGAATGGTTATAATGACCTACTCATTGAACTAGAATCGCTCTTTAGCATGGAAGGCCTCTTAACAGATCCTTCAAAAGGATGGTGTGTTCTGTCCAGTGATAATGAGAACGGCATAATGGCTGTTGGTGATGATCCTTGGAA CAATTTCTGTGAAATGGTATCCAAGATACATATATACACCCAAGAAGAAGTGGCGAAAATGATGGGTGGGATGATCAGTGACGACACTCCGGAAGCACTACAGTAA